A window of the Xanthocytophaga agilis genome harbors these coding sequences:
- a CDS encoding SDR family NAD(P)-dependent oxidoreductase, with the protein MNKIALITGATSGIGRAVAIRLAQDGINLILCGRRTERLEELKTLLDKQVEIHTLSFDVSEQKAVESALNSLPEEWQAIDYLINNAGNAHGLSPIQDGNIKDWDAMMDINVKGLLYVSRNILPAMIARQRGHVINIGSIAGKETYPNGNVYCASKAAVQAITDGMRMDLNPYGIKVTGIHPGLVETEFSVVRFKGDEERAKNVYKGIDPLTADDIADTIAFVLSRPSHVVLADIVILPTAQASATIVNRK; encoded by the coding sequence ATGAATAAAATAGCATTAATTACAGGCGCTACCTCTGGTATTGGACGAGCTGTTGCCATTCGTCTGGCTCAGGATGGTATTAATCTGATTCTATGTGGAAGACGAACAGAACGTCTGGAAGAACTAAAGACACTGTTGGACAAACAAGTGGAGATACATACTCTTTCATTTGATGTAAGTGAGCAGAAAGCTGTAGAAAGTGCATTAAATTCATTACCCGAAGAGTGGCAAGCAATTGATTATCTGATTAATAATGCGGGAAATGCTCATGGATTGTCTCCTATTCAGGATGGAAATATCAAAGATTGGGATGCTATGATGGATATTAATGTGAAAGGTCTGCTGTATGTTTCCAGAAATATACTGCCTGCTATGATTGCACGTCAGAGGGGACATGTGATTAATATAGGGTCAATTGCAGGGAAAGAAACATATCCTAATGGGAACGTATATTGTGCCTCTAAAGCTGCAGTGCAAGCTATTACAGATGGTATGCGGATGGATTTGAATCCTTATGGAATTAAAGTAACAGGTATTCATCCAGGCTTGGTTGAAACAGAGTTTTCTGTTGTACGCTTTAAAGGAGATGAGGAAAGAGCTAAAAATGTATATAAAGGTATAGATCCTTTGACCGCTGATGACATTGCAGATACTATTGCGTTTGTATTATCCCGTCCATCGCATGTAGTATTGGCCGACATAGTAATATTACCTACAGCTCAAGCCTCAGCTACTATTGTAAATCGTAAATAA
- a CDS encoding MarR family winged helix-turn-helix transcriptional regulator: MDPNLISSILEFKSKRNRILGRLLNKSYRYITALASEFLKKEGYANFKVAHVIILIHIDVEEGLMINAIAQQIGVTKQAISKIIKELLEEGYVYAEKHPTDARASLIRLSEKGAHFMLAWQRCTDHIDNIFKDIVGSKRLEQLKDILGEITEHYEGNMCRIDNDQLFLQ; this comes from the coding sequence ATGGACCCAAATCTGATTAGTTCAATACTGGAATTCAAGAGTAAGCGTAATCGTATCTTGGGCAGGCTACTCAATAAGTCATATAGATATATAACTGCTCTGGCAAGTGAGTTTTTAAAAAAGGAAGGTTATGCTAATTTTAAGGTAGCTCATGTTATAATACTGATACATATTGATGTAGAGGAAGGTTTAATGATCAACGCCATAGCTCAGCAGATAGGTGTTACGAAACAAGCAATCAGCAAAATAATCAAAGAGCTTCTGGAAGAAGGGTATGTTTATGCTGAAAAACATCCAACAGATGCACGTGCATCTTTAATTCGCTTAAGTGAAAAAGGAGCTCATTTTATGTTAGCCTGGCAGCGCTGCACAGATCATATCGATAATATATTTAAGGATATTGTAGGTAGTAAGAGATTGGAGCAGTTGAAGGATATTCTGGGAGAAATTACAGAACATTATGAAGGGAATATGTGTAGAATAGACAATGATCAATTATTCCTGCAATAA
- a CDS encoding HlyD family secretion protein, translated as METQTKTPNPAKKLIIRAVLITAAGIGIWYGISSFNYARHHESTDNAQIETNMVTVLPRLAGYVKSVAVKDYDLVKKGQLLVEIDEAEYQLALDEMQAIYVQAEADIANAKANVVNAQLSLKSAVTNGELVKIKRDKAKQDLDRDTRLYNDKAITQKQYDDTRTNYATLETQYVAALNEVAVAKSRIDILKSTLQKADAQLNVQKSRIEQQKLKLSYAKVYAPETGRIGKKNIQSGQFIQPGQPLFTIVSDSTFWIVANFKESQIENIKEGDDVEIVLDGYPNTPMKGKIASLSEATGAKFSLLPPDNASGNFVKVTQRVPVKIEILDAAQYRSILKAGLSADVAVTIKK; from the coding sequence ATGGAAACTCAAACAAAAACCCCTAATCCTGCTAAAAAACTTATTATCCGGGCTGTACTAATTACTGCCGCGGGAATAGGTATTTGGTATGGAATATCTTCTTTCAATTATGCAAGGCATCATGAAAGTACTGATAATGCTCAGATTGAAACAAATATGGTTACTGTATTACCACGCTTAGCAGGCTATGTCAAGAGTGTGGCTGTAAAGGACTATGACCTTGTTAAAAAAGGACAATTACTTGTTGAAATTGACGAAGCGGAATATCAGTTAGCATTGGATGAAATGCAGGCTATTTATGTCCAGGCAGAAGCTGATATTGCCAATGCGAAGGCAAATGTTGTAAATGCACAACTATCATTGAAATCTGCTGTGACCAATGGCGAGTTGGTAAAAATTAAACGGGATAAAGCCAAACAGGATCTGGATCGGGATACACGTTTATATAATGATAAAGCCATTACTCAGAAACAATATGATGATACACGTACTAACTATGCAACACTCGAAACACAATATGTTGCTGCTCTTAACGAGGTAGCAGTAGCAAAATCCCGTATAGATATTTTAAAATCAACTTTACAGAAAGCCGATGCACAGCTAAATGTTCAAAAATCCCGTATCGAACAACAAAAGCTGAAACTAAGCTATGCTAAGGTATATGCTCCGGAAACAGGTAGAATCGGAAAGAAAAACATTCAGTCTGGACAGTTTATTCAGCCAGGGCAGCCATTGTTTACTATTGTTAGTGATAGCACATTCTGGATTGTGGCAAACTTTAAAGAGAGTCAGATAGAAAATATCAAAGAGGGTGATGATGTTGAGATTGTTCTGGATGGTTATCCCAATACACCTATGAAGGGGAAAATCGCTTCTTTATCTGAAGCGACAGGCGCTAAGTTTTCATTATTACCTCCTGATAATGCCTCTGGAAACTTTGTAAAAGTGACTCAGCGTGTTCCTGTAAAAATAGAAATTCTGGATGCTGCCCAATATCGTTCCATATTAAAAGCTGGATTGAGTGCAGATGTGGCTGTAACTATAAAGAAATAA
- a CDS encoding DHA2 family efflux MFS transporter permease subunit: MAAKGFNRIIIIITTISAAIMELLDTTIVNVALNQMAGSLGATIEDVAWVVTSYAIANVIIIPMTGFLAEYFGRKTYYLASMIIFTVASYFCGASEGLWELVFWRFIQGVGGGALLSTSQSILFDAFEPKDRPIASGLFGMGIVLGPTLGPTLGGLIVDNLTWSDIFYVNLPIGVLASILTILFIEKKEGEGTRKKQIQIDYLGIFLLTAGIGSLQFILEKGESEDWFDSHLIILFTAVAIVGLISFVVWELYTKHPVVNLKVLKHRTLALTLIFTFVSGIGLFTSVFVYPVLVQRINGFTSTMTGLSLMFPTLIAIPMFPIIGKQMAKGARPVPFIVVGFLLFIAFGIWAGTLSGDANMWDFFPAHLLRVLGISMLQLPLINQAVAGLQPQEYPTGISLNNMVRQLGGATGIAIANNYVTNRVAQHRSDLMSNMTSENPLFMERLNGITNTMASRTGEFFSATQMAYRQMEGMVMKQAYLLAYLDTFRIVSLFFIVIFPLIFLLRTPKKSQEEAQKAALAAADSH, from the coding sequence ATGGCAGCTAAAGGCTTTAACAGAATTATTATTATTATTACTACCATATCCGCAGCAATTATGGAACTGTTGGATACTACTATTGTCAATGTGGCATTGAACCAGATGGCTGGATCTCTGGGTGCAACTATTGAAGATGTAGCATGGGTAGTAACTTCGTATGCCATTGCCAACGTAATTATCATTCCGATGACAGGCTTTCTGGCTGAATATTTTGGAAGAAAGACGTATTACCTGGCATCCATGATCATTTTTACTGTCGCTTCTTATTTCTGTGGAGCCTCAGAAGGATTATGGGAGTTGGTATTCTGGCGATTTATTCAAGGAGTGGGAGGAGGAGCCCTGCTTTCTACTTCACAAAGTATATTATTTGATGCTTTCGAACCTAAAGACAGACCTATTGCTTCCGGATTGTTTGGGATGGGTATTGTGCTTGGGCCTACTTTAGGACCAACTTTGGGTGGTTTGATTGTCGATAACCTTACCTGGTCAGATATATTTTATGTCAATTTGCCTATTGGTGTATTGGCGTCCATACTGACTATTCTCTTTATTGAGAAGAAAGAGGGTGAAGGAACACGAAAAAAACAGATTCAGATAGATTATCTGGGAATTTTTCTTCTTACAGCAGGAATTGGCTCATTACAGTTTATTCTTGAGAAGGGTGAATCAGAAGACTGGTTTGATTCTCATCTGATTATTCTATTTACTGCTGTGGCTATTGTCGGATTAATTAGCTTCGTTGTCTGGGAGCTGTATACGAAACATCCTGTTGTAAATCTCAAAGTACTGAAGCATCGTACCCTGGCTCTGACATTGATATTTACTTTCGTATCAGGTATTGGTTTATTTACTTCTGTGTTTGTATACCCAGTATTGGTTCAGCGTATCAATGGATTTACCTCAACCATGACTGGACTTTCTCTGATGTTTCCAACCTTAATTGCTATTCCAATGTTTCCAATTATCGGAAAGCAGATGGCAAAAGGTGCTCGTCCAGTGCCATTTATTGTGGTAGGATTCCTTTTATTTATTGCTTTTGGGATATGGGCTGGAACATTGAGTGGAGATGCCAATATGTGGGACTTCTTTCCTGCACATTTGCTGCGTGTATTAGGGATTTCAATGTTACAATTGCCTTTGATTAATCAGGCTGTTGCGGGATTACAACCACAAGAATATCCTACTGGTATTTCGCTAAACAACATGGTGCGTCAGTTGGGTGGAGCAACAGGTATTGCTATTGCCAATAATTATGTCACTAACAGAGTAGCTCAACATCGGTCAGACTTAATGTCAAATATGACGTCTGAGAACCCGCTGTTTATGGAAAGACTAAATGGTATTACCAATACGATGGCTTCCCGTACAGGTGAGTTTTTCAGTGCTACTCAGATGGCCTATCGTCAGATGGAAGGAATGGTCATGAAACAGGCCTATTTACTGGCTTACCTAGATACATTTCGGATAGTATCACTCTTCTTTATCGTTATTTTCCCTTTAATCTTTTTGCTTCGTACACCTAAAAAATCTCAGGAAGAAGCTCAAAAGGCAGCCTTGGCTGCAGCAGATAGCCATTGA
- a CDS encoding TolC family protein — translation MNKIIKNLTFLLTVISSTGFAQNQKAPETLTSLVKQSLDFYPKIKEQQQAVEISSYKTKMAESHHLPTVDFSASYTRIDPVGTIVIPLPDNPISAKFFPNNNYNTALNVRQTIWDFGKTTASVDKSRSEEALSKDGVESLKTTLAYQVANFYYAIIYLQKAIVVQQSQINLLRENEKIIADRIKNGDEIDYNLIATQVRYKNAETRLVDLQTQLDKQYILLSTVTGKDVKNSISADADFSWTQTESENNNWDLKIAKDREQIALQDLSIASNNAKPTLAFQGSAGFKNGIVPEIQRFRFNTVAGINLSIPIYEGHRIKQQQNIAKLSYKMSQYSTETQQLTVKSDVEQALNDIKAARLKLEMYGQQVEQAQYAMKLANSRYQNGVITNLDLLSAQTALEEAQLGELQYKYQLVLAQLQLSRLNGAQFWQ, via the coding sequence ATGAATAAAATTATAAAAAACCTGACCTTTCTGCTGACAGTAATCAGTTCAACTGGGTTTGCTCAGAACCAAAAGGCTCCAGAAACACTTACCTCATTGGTAAAACAATCTTTGGATTTTTATCCAAAAATAAAAGAACAGCAACAAGCAGTTGAGATTAGTTCCTATAAAACGAAAATGGCAGAGAGCCATCATTTGCCAACAGTAGACTTTAGTGCCAGTTACACTCGCATTGATCCTGTTGGAACAATCGTAATCCCTTTACCAGATAATCCTATAAGTGCTAAGTTTTTTCCCAATAATAACTATAACACAGCTCTTAATGTAAGGCAAACAATCTGGGACTTTGGTAAAACTACAGCTAGTGTAGATAAATCCAGATCAGAAGAAGCATTAAGTAAGGATGGAGTGGAAAGCTTGAAAACAACTCTGGCTTATCAGGTAGCTAATTTCTATTACGCTATTATTTATCTCCAGAAAGCTATTGTAGTACAACAATCTCAAATCAATTTATTGAGAGAGAATGAGAAGATCATTGCAGACCGTATAAAAAACGGAGATGAAATAGACTATAACCTAATCGCTACACAGGTACGATACAAAAATGCAGAAACCCGCCTGGTTGATTTACAAACCCAATTGGATAAACAATATATCTTATTAAGTACTGTAACCGGTAAAGATGTAAAGAATAGTATTTCTGCTGATGCCGATTTTTCCTGGACGCAGACCGAATCAGAAAATAACAACTGGGATCTGAAAATTGCCAAAGATCGGGAGCAGATTGCTTTACAAGATCTTTCTATTGCTTCCAATAATGCCAAGCCAACTTTAGCATTTCAGGGATCTGCTGGATTTAAAAATGGAATTGTCCCTGAGATACAGCGTTTTCGATTTAACACTGTAGCAGGAATTAATCTCTCTATACCTATTTATGAAGGCCACCGGATTAAACAACAGCAAAACATCGCAAAGTTAAGTTATAAGATGTCTCAATACTCAACAGAGACACAGCAGCTGACTGTTAAAAGTGATGTGGAACAGGCGTTGAATGACATAAAAGCTGCTCGGTTGAAACTAGAAATGTATGGACAACAAGTAGAACAGGCTCAATATGCTATGAAGCTGGCTAATAGTCGTTACCAAAATGGTGTTATTACTAACCTGGATTTGTTAAGTGCACAAACAGCATTGGAAGAAGCTCAGCTAGGTGAACTACAATACAAATATCAATTAGTGTTGGCTCAACTGCAGTTAAGTCGTTTAAATGGTGCTCAGTTCTGGCAATAG
- a CDS encoding acyl carrier protein: protein MSQILQQLREILKEHFLIQSSVVQPSKTFGSDLGMSSLEFTELVVYLEDTYNIQLSDMDLSRVRNVRDLVWCVEQTVK from the coding sequence ATGAGTCAAATTCTGCAGCAGTTAAGAGAAATATTAAAAGAGCATTTTCTGATTCAGTCATCAGTTGTGCAACCATCTAAGACATTTGGAAGTGATCTGGGAATGAGTTCATTGGAATTTACAGAGTTAGTAGTTTACCTGGAGGATACATATAATATTCAGCTTTCTGATATGGATCTTTCCAGAGTACGCAATGTCCGTGATCTGGTTTGGTGTGTAGAGCAAACAGTTAAATAA
- a CDS encoding GNAT family protein produces MTSIKTERLELIPFSEEHYQAIFVNDNHKLGKLLGCEPPESWTEYDDAKEALPILYQFFLDLNGDWRWGSFFIKYENQLAGNCGFKGKPDTKNCVEIGYEIHPNFQNKGLATEAACALVKIALEAGVKMVKAHTFELANASAHVLQKAGFHSVGPVHDPDEGLVWAWSLHNSTK; encoded by the coding sequence ATGACTAGTATTAAAACAGAGCGACTAGAACTAATTCCATTTTCAGAAGAGCACTATCAGGCAATATTTGTAAATGATAATCACAAGCTGGGGAAATTATTAGGATGCGAACCGCCTGAGAGCTGGACAGAGTACGATGACGCGAAAGAAGCTTTGCCTATTTTATATCAATTTTTTCTGGATCTGAATGGCGACTGGCGATGGGGATCTTTCTTTATAAAATATGAAAACCAACTAGCTGGCAACTGTGGCTTTAAGGGTAAACCTGACACAAAGAATTGTGTTGAGATAGGATATGAAATCCATCCTAACTTTCAAAATAAGGGATTGGCGACTGAGGCTGCATGTGCACTTGTAAAGATTGCACTTGAAGCTGGAGTAAAAATGGTAAAAGCACACACATTTGAATTAGCAAATGCATCTGCACATGTTCTGCAAAAAGCTGGATTCCATTCTGTGGGACCTGTCCATGATCCAGATGAAGGATTAGTATGGGCATGGAGTCTACATAACTCGACAAAATAA
- a CDS encoding polyprenyl synthetase family protein yields MTQIILDTLNQEISQLQYGQYPPELYEPIGYIMSLGGKRLRPVLTLLSSSLFDDNWQQFVKPAIAIEVFHNFTLMHDDIMDAAPLRRGKPTVHHKWNNNVAILSGDVMLVCAYELLLHVKPEKLPLALKKFNRCAAQVCEGQQLDMNFEQLPTVSEDEYINMIQLKTAVLLGLSLELGGILANAPLQQTDLLYQMGVAIGTGFQLKDDLLDVYGDQAKFGKQVGGDIIANKKTFLLIKALELAEGNSKVTLQSWLNATSFKAEEKVKEVTDIYNTLHIRSLTEVKMNEFFAEGLHCLDLLAVSEERKQPLRDFIERLIHREN; encoded by the coding sequence ATGACTCAAATTATTCTTGATACACTTAACCAGGAAATATCCCAGCTTCAATATGGTCAATACCCGCCTGAATTGTATGAGCCGATCGGATACATTATGTCATTAGGTGGTAAGCGTTTACGTCCGGTTTTGACATTGCTGAGTAGTTCTTTATTTGATGACAACTGGCAACAGTTTGTTAAACCTGCTATCGCAATTGAGGTATTCCATAATTTTACCTTAATGCATGACGATATTATGGATGCGGCTCCATTGCGTAGAGGAAAACCAACTGTCCATCACAAATGGAATAACAATGTAGCTATTTTGTCCGGAGACGTAATGTTGGTTTGTGCGTATGAATTATTGTTACATGTAAAGCCTGAAAAGCTTCCATTGGCTTTGAAGAAATTTAATCGATGTGCTGCACAAGTATGTGAAGGGCAACAGCTGGATATGAATTTTGAACAGTTGCCAACAGTTTCAGAGGATGAATATATCAACATGATTCAACTAAAAACGGCTGTATTGCTTGGACTAAGTCTTGAACTGGGAGGGATTTTGGCAAACGCACCTTTGCAACAGACAGATTTGTTGTATCAGATGGGAGTAGCCATAGGTACAGGCTTTCAGTTAAAGGATGATTTGCTGGATGTATATGGAGATCAAGCTAAATTTGGAAAGCAAGTGGGTGGGGATATTATTGCGAATAAAAAGACTTTCCTGTTAATCAAAGCATTGGAGTTAGCAGAAGGAAATAGTAAGGTTACTCTACAAAGCTGGTTAAATGCTACCTCCTTTAAAGCAGAAGAAAAAGTGAAGGAAGTGACAGATATATACAATACATTGCATATTCGATCTTTAACAGAAGTCAAAATGAACGAGTTCTTTGCTGAAGGGTTGCATTGTCTGGATTTACTTGCTGTATCAGAAGAGCGAAAACAACCTTTGCGGGACTTCATTGAACGGTTGATTCATAGAGAAAATTAA
- a CDS encoding YceI family protein has translation MKKLNFLFALVALLAIANIAVADNGNGKAAKATLKADVAKSSLNWNGKKVTGEHSGTIKLSNGSLDVNGTKLTGGTFTIDMNSITCTDITDAEYNGKLIGHLKAEDFFDVAKHPTSTFKITKVTAKGGENYDITGDLTVKGITKPVTFPAVVKVSANQAEASGKITIDRTKYDIKYGSKSFFASIGDKAINDDFTVDFKLVATK, from the coding sequence ATGAAAAAGTTAAACTTTTTGTTTGCTCTGGTTGCTTTGTTAGCAATTGCAAACATCGCCGTAGCTGACAATGGTAATGGTAAAGCAGCAAAAGCTACTTTAAAAGCTGATGTTGCTAAGAGTTCTCTAAACTGGAACGGTAAAAAAGTAACAGGAGAGCACAGTGGAACTATCAAACTTTCAAACGGAAGTCTGGATGTAAACGGTACTAAATTAACTGGTGGTACTTTCACTATTGATATGAACAGCATTACTTGTACTGATATTACTGATGCTGAATACAATGGTAAACTGATCGGTCACCTGAAAGCAGAAGACTTCTTTGATGTTGCTAAACATCCAACTTCTACTTTTAAAATCACTAAAGTGACAGCTAAAGGTGGAGAGAACTATGATATCACTGGTGATTTAACTGTAAAAGGAATTACAAAACCAGTTACATTCCCTGCAGTAGTGAAAGTTTCTGCTAACCAAGCTGAAGCTAGTGGTAAAATCACTATCGACCGTACTAAATATGATATCAAATACGGTTCAAAATCTTTCTTTGCAAGCATCGGAGACAAAGCTATCAATGATGACTTCACAGTTGATTTCAAATTGGTTGCTACAAAATAA
- a CDS encoding DUF1801 domain-containing protein, translating into MTVLDYIYEQPKGLQPILLTLRHLILNSSPQVQEHFDGVPYYTYYRLFCYLNITKTHVTLGMCQGKDLSNEQGILTGNGKQIKHIVVKSLQTIPATSIREILQEALLVNELHEEAKKRKKRQKHS; encoded by the coding sequence ATGACAGTATTGGATTATATATATGAACAGCCTAAAGGACTACAACCCATATTGCTGACATTAAGGCATTTAATACTCAATTCTTCTCCCCAAGTACAGGAACATTTTGATGGGGTACCTTATTATACTTATTATAGGTTATTTTGCTACTTGAATATTACCAAAACTCATGTTACCTTAGGGATGTGCCAGGGAAAAGACCTTTCTAATGAACAAGGCATACTCACCGGAAATGGAAAACAAATCAAACATATTGTTGTGAAATCCCTGCAAACTATTCCAGCAACAAGTATCCGGGAAATTTTGCAGGAAGCCCTATTAGTTAACGAATTACACGAAGAGGCTAAAAAGAGAAAAAAGCGACAGAAGCATTCCTAA
- a CDS encoding sodium/sugar symporter: MPQQLTSLDYIVFLIYFFVVAGYGYWIYQRKKSTEASSTDFFLAEGSLTWWAIGASLIASNISAEQFIGMSGDGFRMGLGISTYEWMAAATLVVVATFFMPIYLKNKIFTMPQFLRQRYNETVSTTMAIFWLLLYIIVNLTSILYMGALAINTISGINFWFCMIALAVFAVIITLGGMKVIGFTDVIQVFFLILGGLATTYLALNLVSDKFNTTGVINGLTSMMQQADDHFHMVFKKDNPNYLDLPGLTIMIGGMWIVNLNYWGCNQYITQRALGADLPTARNGILFAAFLKLMMPIIVVLPGIAAYVLYQNGEFHQEMTVDGAVRADRAYPVLLNLLPTGLKGLSFAALTAAIVASLAGKANSISTIFTLDIYKKYINKEADEKTLVSTGRLVVVVAMVIAIAISDFLGIEKGGFKFIQEYTGFFSPGIFATFLLGFFWKRTTSAAALFAIVGGFILSIIFKFLPGWMDLSFLSPMGFAVVNPESGLYEIPFLDRMGFVFLICVLGMIILSLADSKSKNNPKGLEIDPKMFRVSGSFAIGAATVVLILIVLYSRYW, translated from the coding sequence ATGCCACAACAACTCACCTCGTTAGATTACATTGTCTTTCTGATTTATTTCTTTGTTGTAGCTGGATATGGCTACTGGATTTATCAACGCAAAAAAAGCACAGAGGCCAGTTCCACTGATTTTTTTCTAGCTGAAGGTTCTCTTACCTGGTGGGCGATCGGTGCCTCATTGATTGCATCCAATATTTCTGCTGAACAATTTATTGGTATGTCTGGAGACGGCTTTCGTATGGGGCTTGGTATTTCGACTTACGAATGGATGGCTGCAGCGACACTGGTGGTGGTTGCAACGTTCTTTATGCCTATCTATTTAAAGAATAAGATATTCACGATGCCTCAGTTTTTGCGTCAGCGATACAATGAGACAGTGAGTACAACTATGGCAATCTTCTGGTTGCTGTTATATATCATTGTTAACCTTACTTCCATCTTATATATGGGAGCGTTGGCAATCAATACAATCTCTGGAATCAATTTCTGGTTTTGTATGATTGCACTGGCTGTGTTTGCTGTAATCATTACGTTGGGCGGTATGAAGGTGATCGGATTTACAGACGTAATCCAGGTATTCTTCCTGATATTGGGTGGATTAGCTACTACCTACCTGGCATTGAATCTGGTATCTGATAAATTCAATACAACGGGTGTAATCAATGGACTTACTTCTATGATGCAGCAAGCCGACGATCACTTTCATATGGTTTTCAAGAAGGATAACCCTAATTATCTGGACCTTCCCGGATTGACCATTATGATTGGTGGTATGTGGATTGTGAACCTGAATTATTGGGGATGTAATCAGTATATCACACAGCGGGCTTTGGGAGCTGACTTGCCTACTGCAAGAAATGGAATTTTATTTGCAGCGTTCCTGAAGTTGATGATGCCTATTATCGTTGTATTACCTGGAATTGCTGCTTATGTATTGTACCAAAATGGTGAATTCCATCAGGAAATGACTGTAGATGGTGCAGTTCGTGCAGATCGTGCCTATCCTGTATTATTGAACTTATTACCTACCGGATTAAAGGGATTGTCATTCGCTGCATTAACTGCTGCTATTGTGGCATCACTGGCTGGTAAGGCAAACTCTATTTCCACAATCTTTACCTTGGATATCTACAAAAAATATATCAATAAAGAGGCTGATGAGAAAACACTGGTGTCAACTGGACGTTTGGTGGTGGTTGTAGCGATGGTAATAGCTATAGCTATTTCTGATTTTCTAGGTATAGAAAAAGGAGGATTTAAGTTTATTCAGGAATATACAGGTTTCTTCTCTCCAGGGATCTTTGCTACCTTCCTTCTTGGGTTTTTCTGGAAACGTACTACGTCTGCGGCGGCTTTATTTGCAATAGTAGGTGGTTTTATTTTATCTATCATTTTCAAGTTTTTGCCAGGTTGGATGGATTTGTCTTTCCTAAGTCCGATGGGATTTGCTGTAGTAAATCCGGAATCTGGTCTGTATGAAATTCCATTCCTGGATCGTATGGGTTTTGTATTCTTAATCTGTGTATTGGGTATGATTATTCTCTCATTAGCAGACTCTAAAAGTAAAAACAATCCGAAAGGTCTTGAAATTGATCCTAAGATGTTCCGAGTATCCGGAAGCTTTGCCATTGGAGCCGCAACAGTTGTTCTTATCTTAATAGTATTGTATAGCCGGTATTGGTAA